In Halococcus agarilyticus, a single genomic region encodes these proteins:
- the lonB gene encoding ATP-dependent protease LonB, whose translation MSNDTDTDDAFPTEHDPDPDPGSGSEPGDDESIPLGEELGSDVEVEAEIDEDAEDGLLGGLKIETTADIEIPDRLVDQVIGQDHARDVVMKAAKQRRHVMMIGTPGTGKSMLAKAMSQLLPKEDLQDVLVYHNPDDGNEPKVRTVPGGKGQQIIEAHKEEAQKRNQMRQFLMWIIIAIVLGYSFLIAGQILLGGVLAVLIYLAFKYSSRSTDAMIPNLLIDSSDTQTAPFKDATGAHAGALLGDVRHDPFQSGGMETPSHDRVESGAIHEANKGVLFIDEMNTLDIRSQQKLMTAIQEGEFSITGQSERSSGAMVQTEPVPTDFIMIAAGNLDAMENMHPALRSRIKGYGYEVYMDDTIEDEPEMRRKYARFVAQEVDKDGRLPHFTREAVEEMILEAQRRAGRKGHLTLKMRDLGGLVRVAGDIARAADKEFTEREDVLQAKRRSRSIEQQLADNYIERRKDYELSVSEGDVVGRVNGLAVMGDDSGIVLPVMAEVTPSQGPGGVIATGKLQEIAEEAVQNVSAIIKKFSDENISEKDIHIQFVQTGQQGVDGDSASITVAAAVISALENAPVKQNVAMTGSLSVRGDVLPVGGVTHKIEAAAKTGYDQVIIPKANEQDVMIEDEYEDMIEIVPVSHISEVLEVALAGEGEADGLVDRLKSITGQALERQVGQNTGSPSPQ comes from the coding sequence ATGAGTAACGACACGGACACCGACGACGCGTTCCCGACCGAGCACGACCCGGATCCAGACCCGGGATCGGGCTCGGAGCCGGGAGACGACGAGAGCATTCCCCTGGGGGAGGAGCTCGGTAGCGACGTCGAGGTCGAGGCCGAGATCGACGAGGACGCCGAGGACGGGCTGCTCGGCGGGCTCAAGATCGAAACCACGGCGGACATCGAGATCCCCGACCGGCTCGTCGATCAGGTCATCGGGCAGGACCACGCCCGCGACGTGGTGATGAAGGCAGCCAAACAGCGCCGCCACGTCATGATGATCGGGACGCCGGGTACTGGAAAGTCGATGCTGGCGAAGGCGATGAGCCAGCTCCTCCCGAAGGAGGACCTCCAGGACGTACTGGTCTATCACAACCCCGACGACGGGAACGAGCCGAAGGTCCGCACAGTACCGGGAGGAAAGGGCCAGCAGATCATCGAGGCACACAAGGAGGAGGCCCAAAAGCGCAACCAGATGCGCCAGTTCCTGATGTGGATCATCATCGCCATCGTGCTCGGGTACTCCTTCCTGATCGCGGGTCAGATCCTGCTGGGTGGCGTGCTCGCCGTCCTGATCTACCTCGCCTTCAAGTACAGCTCCCGAAGTACCGACGCGATGATCCCGAACCTCCTGATCGATTCGTCCGACACCCAGACCGCGCCGTTCAAGGACGCGACCGGCGCGCACGCCGGCGCACTGCTGGGCGACGTCCGCCACGACCCGTTCCAGTCGGGCGGGATGGAGACGCCGAGCCACGACCGCGTGGAGTCGGGCGCGATCCACGAGGCCAACAAGGGCGTGCTGTTCATCGACGAGATGAACACGCTCGACATCCGGTCCCAGCAGAAGCTGATGACCGCGATCCAGGAGGGCGAGTTCTCGATCACCGGCCAGTCCGAACGCTCCTCGGGCGCGATGGTCCAGACCGAGCCCGTGCCGACGGACTTCATCATGATCGCGGCCGGGAACTTGGACGCGATGGAGAACATGCACCCGGCGCTGCGCTCGCGGATCAAGGGGTACGGCTACGAGGTGTACATGGACGACACCATCGAGGACGAGCCCGAGATGCGCCGGAAGTACGCCCGGTTCGTGGCCCAGGAGGTCGACAAGGACGGTCGGCTGCCCCACTTCACCCGCGAGGCGGTCGAGGAGATGATCCTCGAAGCCCAGCGCCGTGCGGGTCGGAAGGGCCACCTCACGCTCAAGATGCGTGACCTCGGTGGGCTCGTCAGAGTCGCGGGCGACATCGCCCGCGCGGCGGACAAGGAGTTCACCGAGCGCGAGGACGTGCTCCAGGCCAAGCGCCGGTCGCGCTCGATCGAACAGCAGCTCGCCGACAACTACATCGAGCGCCGGAAGGACTACGAGCTCTCGGTTTCGGAGGGCGACGTCGTCGGCCGCGTGAACGGGCTCGCGGTCATGGGCGACGACTCCGGGATCGTGCTGCCGGTGATGGCCGAGGTCACGCCATCCCAGGGTCCCGGCGGCGTGATCGCCACCGGGAAGCTCCAGGAGATCGCCGAGGAAGCAGTACAAAACGTCTCGGCGATCATCAAGAAGTTCTCGGACGAGAACATCTCCGAGAAGGACATCCACATCCAGTTCGTCCAGACCGGTCAGCAGGGTGTCGACGGCGACTCGGCCTCCATCACGGTGGCGGCGGCCGTCATCAGCGCGCTCGAAAACGCGCCGGTCAAGCAGAACGTCGCGATGACCGGCTCGCTCTCGGTTCGGGGTGACGTCCTCCCGGTCGGCGGGGTGACCCACAAGATCGAGGCGGCGGCGAAGACCGGCTACGATCAGGTCATCATCCCGAAGGCGAACGAGCAGGACGTGATGATCGAGGACGAGTACGAGGACATGATCGAGATCGTCCCGGTCAGCCACATCAGCGAGGTGCTCGAGGTCGCCCTCGCCGGCGAGGGCGAGGCCGACGGCCTCGTGGATCGCTTGAAATCGATCACGGGCCAGGCGCTCGAACGCCAGGTCGGGCAGAACACCGGCAGCCCCAGCCCGCAATAG
- a CDS encoding type II toxin-antitoxin system VapC family toxin produces MSDAGGPYLFDVGVIALAHTEAPVRDAALSYVRAAIAGEIDAVVPYPALLGAHTVLTTYYGRSNADASRLLRNFMDARRIHWHDGLSEDIVRDGFSRASETNVGGWDGYYAQVAIVEGVNTVVTIDDDFERFDAFATEVVLSADEFSELNRFLGD; encoded by the coding sequence ATGAGTGACGCTGGCGGTCCATATCTGTTCGATGTCGGCGTCATTGCCCTCGCACACACGGAGGCCCCCGTTCGTGATGCTGCGCTCTCCTACGTCCGGGCTGCCATCGCCGGCGAGATCGATGCCGTCGTCCCGTATCCCGCACTGTTGGGTGCGCACACCGTCCTGACGACGTACTACGGGCGCTCGAACGCGGACGCCTCACGACTCCTCCGGAACTTCATGGACGCAAGGCGAATCCACTGGCACGACGGGCTATCCGAAGACATCGTTCGGGACGGATTTTCTCGGGCGAGTGAAACGAATGTCGGTGGCTGGGACGGGTACTACGCACAGGTAGCGATCGTCGAAGGGGTGAACACCGTGGTGACGATCGACGACGACTTCGAACGGTTCGATGCGTTCGCTACCGAAGTCGTTCTCTCCGCCGACGAATTCAGCGAGCTGAACCGATTTCTCGGGGACTGA
- a CDS encoding CPBP family intramembrane glutamic endopeptidase, translated as MPRWAVFAGVAALVLFLLLALARASQSTVDDSDSTASTVDTASHRRTDATLHDGSTHPESNGGTAEPIEGASVRPDGAVRSGSLSAGALLANVALSQGLFAVVLLAAAWYAEIPLAALGVSAAPLSTGLAALGVGIAVGLGLYLVNELGTLGANAAGIETPDALRELLTPDSRSGWIVLLVLVLPTIAIFEELLFRAALVGALSAGFGLSPWLLAVLSSIAFALGHGAQGTVGMVATGGLGFVLAGAFVLTGSLVVVVVAHYLVNALEFVVHEGLGIEVA; from the coding sequence GTGCCCCGGTGGGCGGTCTTCGCCGGCGTGGCCGCCCTCGTGCTGTTTCTCTTGCTCGCGCTCGCGCGTGCTTCACAGTCGACGGTCGACGACAGTGACAGCACCGCCTCGACGGTCGACACCGCATCTCACCGGCGCACCGACGCCACGCTGCACGATGGCTCGACGCATCCGGAGAGCAACGGCGGGACGGCGGAGCCGATCGAGGGAGCGTCGGTTCGGCCGGACGGAGCCGTGCGATCGGGGTCGCTCTCGGCGGGCGCGCTGCTCGCGAACGTCGCGCTCTCGCAGGGTCTGTTCGCGGTCGTCCTGCTCGCCGCCGCGTGGTACGCCGAGATCCCGCTCGCCGCGCTCGGGGTGTCCGCGGCTCCGCTGAGCACCGGCCTGGCAGCGCTCGGCGTCGGGATCGCCGTGGGGCTCGGGCTCTACCTCGTCAACGAGCTCGGCACGCTCGGCGCGAACGCCGCCGGGATCGAGACGCCAGACGCGCTCCGGGAGCTACTGACGCCGGACTCGCGGTCGGGGTGGATCGTCCTCCTCGTTCTCGTCCTCCCGACGATCGCGATCTTCGAGGAGCTGCTGTTCCGGGCGGCGCTGGTCGGCGCGCTGTCGGCTGGGTTCGGACTCTCGCCGTGGCTGCTCGCCGTCCTCTCCTCGATCGCGTTCGCGCTCGGCCACGGCGCGCAGGGCACGGTCGGCATGGTCGCGACTGGGGGGCTGGGGTTCGTGCTCGCTGGCGCGTTCGTGCTGACCGGGAGCCTGGTGGTAGTTGTCGTTGCACATTACCTCGTCAACGCCTTGGAGTTCGTCGTTCACGAGGGGCTCGGCATCGAAGTAGCGTAG
- a CDS encoding HAD family hydrolase: protein MTTPPISAICFDLDGTLLTYNQNPDVVLATAFDDAGVEQFCEPTQLWAAADGVEDADDDIDFLTKTFRVAGERHDGGIDSPGVLARAYDDATDHTDVAFRPGAQAALERAREHGRVGLITNGGRATQQQKLDALDIHDAFETHVYAGEMTPPKPATEPFDQALTALDAEPERTLYVGNSLRHDVAGARAAGLRAAWFPVTGDRDDRSDGDDHDPHYVFDSLHDLGDVL from the coding sequence GTGACGACACCCCCGATCTCGGCGATCTGTTTCGATCTCGACGGCACGCTGCTGACGTACAACCAGAACCCCGACGTCGTCCTCGCGACCGCGTTCGACGACGCGGGCGTCGAGCAGTTCTGTGAGCCGACCCAGCTCTGGGCCGCCGCCGACGGGGTCGAGGACGCCGACGACGACATCGACTTCCTGACGAAGACCTTCCGCGTCGCGGGCGAGCGCCACGACGGTGGGATCGACAGTCCGGGCGTGCTCGCGCGGGCGTACGACGACGCGACCGATCACACCGACGTCGCCTTTCGCCCCGGCGCGCAAGCGGCGCTGGAGCGCGCTCGTGAGCACGGCCGCGTCGGTCTGATCACGAACGGCGGGCGGGCGACCCAGCAGCAAAAGCTCGACGCGCTCGACATCCACGACGCCTTCGAGACCCACGTCTACGCCGGTGAAATGACCCCTCCAAAGCCCGCCACCGAGCCGTTCGACCAGGCATTGACCGCCCTCGACGCGGAGCCCGAGCGGACGCTGTACGTGGGGAACTCGCTGCGTCACGACGTGGCGGGCGCGCGGGCCGCCGGCCTCCGGGCGGCGTGGTTCCCGGTCACGGGTGACCGTGACGACCGCAGCGACGGCGACGATCACGACCCCCATTACGTCTTCGACAGCCTCCACGATCTCGGCGACGTGCTCTGA
- a CDS encoding CPBP family intramembrane glutamic endopeptidase: MLESVGDPSLPTRLLGLLLFGVAAALSARGHRRLQGLDANEGSHVKRRRKWVALTLLLTVALFGYIRLFDVPYAVVGIYPRSMAANPLLLVPDLFLGTFLGFGLYVIGSGLGVIVSRLGDEPDRTQLRASVPRSSTGWIELFVVSIPAIAVAEELLFRSTIGALYAGYGVSPWIFVVLTSVLFGFNHLYEGGAVAVSNGIVGGMLGAIFVLTGNVIVPIAAHYANSATLYLAIYQQPEELFDEVPPSLR; encoded by the coding sequence ATGCTCGAATCCGTCGGAGATCCCTCACTACCGACGAGGCTGCTCGGGCTACTGTTGTTCGGCGTCGCTGCTGCACTTTCGGCTCGTGGCCACCGACGGTTGCAAGGGCTAGACGCTAATGAGGGGTCTCACGTCAAGCGACGGCGAAAGTGGGTCGCTCTGACGTTGCTCCTGACTGTGGCTCTCTTCGGATATATTCGTTTGTTTGACGTTCCGTACGCTGTAGTCGGGATTTATCCTCGGTCCATGGCTGCGAACCCGTTGCTGCTTGTCCCCGACCTCTTCCTTGGCACATTCCTCGGATTCGGTCTCTACGTTATCGGTTCAGGGCTAGGAGTCATAGTAAGCAGACTTGGGGACGAACCAGACAGGACGCAGCTTCGAGCGTCGGTTCCTCGATCAAGTACCGGTTGGATAGAGCTGTTCGTCGTTTCCATACCAGCGATCGCGGTAGCAGAAGAACTACTCTTCCGTAGCACAATCGGTGCGTTGTACGCTGGATACGGTGTATCACCGTGGATTTTCGTCGTGCTGACCTCGGTGCTGTTCGGTTTCAATCATCTCTACGAAGGGGGTGCTGTTGCAGTGTCGAACGGGATCGTCGGAGGCATGCTGGGCGCGATTTTCGTTCTCACTGGGAACGTGATCGTTCCCATCGCTGCTCACTACGCCAACAGCGCGACGCTGTATCTCGCCATCTACCAACAGCCCGAAGAGCTGTTCGATGAGGTTCCCCCGAGCCTGCGATAG
- a CDS encoding 2-amino-3,7-dideoxy-D-threo-hept-6-ulosonate synthase, whose protein sequence is MNPGTQARLDRIGTDGRYLTVPMDHGITLGAVDGLKRIEDTIDAVTRGGADAVLTQKGIAPRVHPNKNGAGYVIHLNGSTATGPDTNDKRRTGTVEEAIRAGADAVSFHINVGSDSEPEQIEDLARLTERAREFGIPVLAMTYARGPGVDEADPERLGHAVRLGEELGADVVKTGYSGDSESFEHVVESTRLPVVIAGGEPEGDHATLDAVRGAMDAGAAGVSMGRTIFQHDDPEAITRAVAGVVHDDLPADDALDRAGLAVEA, encoded by the coding sequence ATGAACCCCGGCACGCAGGCACGACTCGATCGGATCGGTACGGATGGGCGGTACCTCACGGTCCCGATGGACCACGGCATCACGCTCGGAGCCGTCGACGGGCTGAAGCGAATCGAGGACACGATCGACGCGGTGACACGCGGCGGCGCGGACGCGGTCCTGACACAGAAGGGAATCGCGCCGCGGGTCCACCCGAACAAGAACGGTGCGGGCTACGTGATCCATCTGAACGGCTCGACCGCGACCGGCCCGGACACCAACGACAAGCGGCGGACGGGCACGGTCGAGGAGGCGATCCGGGCGGGCGCGGACGCGGTCTCCTTTCACATCAACGTCGGCAGCGATTCCGAACCCGAACAGATCGAGGATCTCGCACGACTGACCGAACGCGCGCGCGAGTTCGGCATCCCGGTGCTCGCGATGACGTACGCCCGCGGGCCAGGCGTCGACGAGGCCGATCCCGAACGCCTCGGCCACGCGGTCCGGCTGGGCGAAGAGTTGGGTGCCGACGTGGTGAAGACCGGCTACTCGGGCGACAGCGAGAGCTTCGAACACGTCGTCGAGTCGACCCGACTCCCGGTGGTGATCGCGGGCGGCGAGCCCGAGGGCGATCACGCGACGCTCGACGCCGTTCGGGGCGCGATGGACGCGGGCGCGGCCGGCGTCTCGATGGGGCGGACGATCTTCCAGCACGACGATCCCGAGGCGATCACCCGTGCGGTCGCGGGCGTCGTCCACGACGACCTCCCGGCCGACGACGCACTCGATCGTGCCGGGCTCGCGGTCGAGGCCTAA
- the trpA gene encoding tryptophan synthase subunit alpha — translation MDAIEAAFADGPAFVPYLAAGDPDYDASLEYVAALARGGADVIELGLPFSEPVAEGPTIQAAVNRSLDAGMTPDRFFAFVEELDVDVPLVCMTYYNLIYRYGGEDAERPRAFVERAAAAGIEGFVVPDLPAEEADPLREACDEFGCDLVFIVAPTTQGERLDRIMARVSGYVYVQARLGVTGAKADVSTQTGQSLDRLAEWGVPKAVGFGISSGEQAGEVVAAGADGVIVGSALVDIVAEGHEAGDDAATVAERLETKARELKEGAVAGAQRTPRPERT, via the coding sequence ATGGACGCCATCGAGGCGGCCTTTGCGGACGGCCCGGCGTTCGTGCCGTACCTCGCGGCGGGCGATCCCGACTACGACGCCTCGCTCGAATACGTCGCAGCGCTCGCGCGCGGCGGGGCCGACGTGATCGAACTCGGCCTCCCCTTCTCCGAGCCCGTCGCCGAGGGCCCGACGATCCAGGCGGCCGTCAACCGCTCGCTCGACGCCGGGATGACCCCGGATCGCTTCTTCGCGTTCGTCGAAGAACTCGACGTGGACGTGCCGCTGGTCTGTATGACCTACTACAATCTGATCTACCGATACGGCGGCGAGGACGCAGAACGCCCCCGAGCGTTCGTCGAGCGCGCTGCCGCAGCGGGGATCGAGGGGTTCGTGGTGCCCGACCTGCCGGCGGAGGAGGCCGACCCGCTCCGGGAAGCGTGCGACGAGTTCGGCTGCGATCTCGTGTTCATCGTCGCGCCCACGACCCAAGGCGAGCGCCTCGATCGGATCATGGCGCGGGTCTCGGGCTACGTCTACGTCCAGGCACGCCTCGGCGTGACCGGCGCGAAGGCCGACGTCTCGACACAGACGGGCCAGAGCCTCGATCGGCTCGCGGAGTGGGGAGTTCCGAAGGCGGTCGGGTTCGGGATCTCGTCGGGCGAGCAGGCGGGCGAGGTGGTCGCAGCGGGCGCGGACGGCGTGATCGTCGGGAGCGCGCTCGTCGACATCGTGGCCGAGGGTCACGAGGCGGGCGACGACGCCGCGACCGTTGCCGAGCGACTCGAAACGAAAGCCCGCGAACTCAAAGAGGGGGCGGTCGCAGGCGCGCAACGCACGCCGCGACCGGAACGGACATAA
- a CDS encoding AbrB/MazE/SpoVT family DNA-binding domain-containing protein: protein MATLDSKGRIVLPKEVRERLGITPGTEVDVREEDGKAIVEPEDDPEQIIDRMEQLIGETASERGETTPLDDAVDPIARKHRAAVRSGAEKTGDE, encoded by the coding sequence ATGGCGACGCTGGATTCGAAAGGGCGGATCGTCCTCCCGAAGGAGGTGCGAGAGCGACTCGGCATCACCCCCGGTACGGAAGTGGACGTCCGCGAGGAAGACGGGAAAGCGATCGTCGAGCCCGAAGACGACCCCGAGCAAATCATCGACCGCATGGAACAACTCATCGGAGAAACGGCATCGGAGCGTGGGGAGACGACGCCGCTCGACGACGCAGTCGACCCGATTGCTCGGAAGCACAGGGCTGCTGTGCGGAGCGGCGCGGAGAAAACCGGCGATGAGTGA
- the trpB gene encoding tryptophan synthase subunit beta: protein MPAIEELTDAYERYVLRNEEGFMDEFRERLREFGGRPTPLQHAERLSERYDTEVYLKREDLLHGGAHKLNNALGQVLLAKYMDKERIVAETGAGQHGTATAMAAAHLDMPCEVYMGETDINRQRPNVFRMRLNGADVTPVTAGRGTLKEAINETMRDWATTVENTHYVLGSVVGPHPFPVMVRDFQAVISEEARRQVREQTGELPDSVLACAGGGSNTMGAFAAFLDDEDVSLHAVEAGGSSLAVDEERGVAPNSASLSTGNEGVLHGARTRLLQDDDGQILESHSVSAGLDYAGVGPELAHLVESGRVRAVNVDDDAALAAFHRLSSTEGIIPALESAHALAYLERVAGPSSPATEGSSGEPRDEAHDDLGDIVIVNVSGRGDKDLETVIEETDRREIPEAPEMDVFTEGL, encoded by the coding sequence ATGCCCGCGATCGAAGAGCTGACCGACGCCTACGAGCGGTACGTCCTCAGGAATGAAGAGGGATTCATGGACGAGTTCCGCGAGCGCCTCCGCGAGTTCGGCGGGCGGCCGACGCCGCTCCAGCATGCCGAGCGGCTGAGCGAGCGCTACGACACCGAGGTGTACCTCAAGCGCGAGGATCTCCTCCACGGCGGCGCACACAAGCTGAACAACGCGCTCGGCCAGGTCCTGCTCGCGAAGTACATGGACAAGGAGCGAATCGTGGCCGAGACCGGGGCCGGCCAGCACGGCACCGCGACCGCGATGGCCGCCGCCCACCTCGATATGCCCTGCGAGGTCTACATGGGCGAGACCGACATCAACCGCCAGCGCCCCAACGTGTTCCGAATGCGGCTGAACGGTGCGGACGTCACCCCGGTCACGGCGGGCCGGGGCACCCTGAAGGAGGCCATCAACGAGACGATGCGCGACTGGGCGACCACCGTCGAGAACACCCACTACGTGCTCGGGAGCGTCGTCGGTCCACATCCGTTCCCCGTGATGGTTCGGGACTTTCAGGCTGTGATCTCCGAAGAGGCCAGACGGCAGGTTCGTGAGCAGACCGGCGAACTCCCCGACAGCGTGCTCGCGTGTGCGGGCGGTGGCTCGAACACGATGGGTGCGTTCGCGGCGTTCCTCGACGACGAAGACGTGTCGCTTCATGCGGTCGAGGCGGGCGGCTCGTCGCTCGCGGTCGACGAAGAACGTGGCGTCGCACCCAACTCCGCATCGCTTTCGACAGGAAATGAAGGTGTGCTCCACGGCGCGCGCACCCGACTCCTCCAGGACGACGACGGCCAGATCCTCGAATCCCACTCGGTCTCGGCGGGGCTCGATTATGCAGGAGTTGGCCCCGAACTGGCGCATCTCGTGGAGTCCGGGCGCGTCCGGGCAGTCAACGTCGACGACGACGCCGCGCTCGCGGCGTTCCACCGACTCTCCAGCACGGAGGGAATCATCCCGGCGCTCGAAAGCGCCCACGCGCTCGCCTATCTCGAACGCGTGGCCGGGCCGTCGAGCCCGGCCACGGAGGGGTCGAGCGGGGAACCGCGAGACGAGGCCCACGACGACCTCGGCGACATAGTGATTGTGAACGTCTCCGGGCGGGGCGACAAGGACCTCGAAACGGTGATCGAGGAGACCGACCGACGCGAGATTCCGGAAGCGCCCGAAATGGACGTCTTCACGGAGGGACTCTGA
- the trpC gene encoding indole-3-glycerol phosphate synthase: MNESEGVAPAIESILAAAREREGGDERVAVDARALPAALSAAEADGRVPVIAEVKPTSPTTDGRRDADPVDLAEAMVEGGAAALSVLTEPAHFGGSPDALREVRAAVDVPVLRKDFVLEEAQLDTVEADAVLLIARFLDDLDGMIAAARERGFQALVEVHTVAELDRALAAGAELVGVNNRDLAQLDVDLSTFEQVASEAPDDVTLIAESGIGSPEDAGRMREAGANGLLIGSAIMDGDVAANTRRLTGVAA; encoded by the coding sequence ATGAACGAGAGCGAGGGGGTCGCCCCCGCGATCGAGTCGATCCTCGCCGCCGCACGCGAGCGCGAGGGTGGGGACGAGCGAGTAGCCGTCGACGCACGAGCACTGCCCGCGGCGCTCTCGGCGGCCGAAGCCGACGGACGAGTACCGGTCATCGCGGAGGTCAAACCCACGAGCCCGACGACCGACGGCCGGCGCGACGCCGATCCGGTCGACCTCGCCGAAGCGATGGTCGAGGGCGGCGCGGCGGCGCTCTCGGTGCTGACCGAACCCGCACACTTCGGCGGGTCGCCCGACGCGCTCCGCGAAGTCCGAGCGGCCGTCGACGTCCCGGTACTCCGGAAGGACTTCGTGCTGGAGGAGGCGCAGCTCGATACCGTCGAAGCCGACGCCGTCCTCCTGATCGCGCGCTTTCTCGACGACCTCGACGGGATGATCGCGGCGGCGCGCGAGCGCGGATTTCAGGCGCTGGTCGAGGTCCACACCGTGGCGGAACTCGATCGCGCGCTCGCGGCCGGCGCGGAGCTCGTCGGCGTGAACAACCGTGATCTCGCGCAGCTCGACGTCGATCTCTCGACGTTCGAGCAGGTCGCATCCGAGGCCCCGGACGACGTGACGCTGATCGCCGAAAGCGGTATCGGGAGTCCCGAGGACGCGGGGCGGATGCGCGAGGCGGGCGCGAACGGACTCCTGATCGGGAGCGCGATCATGGATGGCGACGTCGCGGCGAACACGCGGCGGCTCACGGGGGTGGCGGCGTGA